One Budorcas taxicolor isolate Tak-1 chromosome 13, Takin1.1, whole genome shotgun sequence DNA window includes the following coding sequences:
- the INSM1 gene encoding insulinoma-associated protein 1, with protein sequence MPRGFLVKRSKKSTPVSYRIRGGEDGDRALLLLPGCGGARASPPAPGPGPGPGPLQPPPPTERAHAALAAALSCTPGPPPPTPGLRAAHFGNPEAAHPAPLYSPTRPVSREHEKHKYFERSFNLGSPVSAESFPTPAALLVGGGGGGANGAGGGGTCSGDPLLFAPAELKMGTAFSVGAEAARGPGPGPPLPPAAALRPPGKRPSPPAAAAAAAEPPAKVAKAPGSKKPKAIRKLHFEDEVTTSPVLGLKIKEGPVETPRGRAGGAARPLGEFICQLCKEEYADPFALAQHKCSRIVRVEYRCPECAKVFSCPANLASHRRWHKPRPAPAAARACEPETPARAEAREATGGGSSDRDTPSPGGVSESGSEDGLYECHHCAKKFRRQAYLRKHLLAHHQALQAKGAPPPAPPAEDLLALYPGPDEKVPQEAAGDGEAAGVLGLSASAECHLCPVCGETFPSKGAQERHLRLLHAAQVFPCKYCPATFYSSPGLTRHINKCHPSENRQVILLQVPVRPAC encoded by the coding sequence ATGCCCCGCGGCTTCCTGGTGAAGCGCAGCAAGAAGTCCACGCCGGTATCCTACCGGATCCGCGGCGGCGAGGACGGCGATCGCGCGCTGCTGCTCTTGCCGGGCtgcgggggcgcccgcgcctcccCCCCGGCGCCCGGCCCGGGGCCGGGGCCAGGCCCgctgcagccgccgccgccgaccGAGCGCGCCCATGCGGCGCTCGCCGCCGCGCTCTCCTGCACGCCGGGCCCGCCGCCACCCACGCCGGGGCTGCGGGCTGCGCACTTCGGCAACCCCGAGGCCGCGCACCCGGCGCCGCTCTACAGCCCCACGCGGCCCGTGAGCCGCGAGCACGAAAAGCACAAGTACTTCGAGCGCAGCTTCAACCTCGGCTCGCCCGTCTCGGCCGAGTCCTTCCCCACGCCCGCCGCGCTGCTCgtgggtggcggcggcggcggggccaaCGGCGCCGGAGGTGGTGGCACCTGCAGCGGCGACCCGCTGCTCTTTGCGCCCGCCGAGCTCAAGATGGGCACGGCTTTCTCGGTGGGGGCCGAGGCGGCCCGCGGCCCGGGGCCTGGTCCCCCACTGCCCCCCGCCGCCGCCTTGCGGCCCCCGGGCAAGCGGCCTTCACcccccgccgcggccgccgccgccgcagagCCGCCCGCCAAGGTAGCCAAGGCCCCGGGTTCCAAGAAGCCCAAAGCCATCCGCAAGCTGCACTTCGAGGACGAGGTGACCACGTCGCCCGTGCTGGGGCTCAAGATCAAGGAGGGTCCGGTGGAGACGCCGCGAGGCCGCGCGGGGGGTGCGGCGCGGCCGCTGGGCGAGTTCATCTGCCAGCTCTGCAAAGAGGAGTACGCCGACCCCTTCGCGCTGGCGCAGCACAAGTGCTCGCGGATCGTGCGCGTGGAGTACCGCTGCCCCGAGTGCGCCAAGGTCTTCAGCTGCCCGGCCAACCTGGCCTCGCACCGCCGCTGGCACAAACCGCGGCCTGCacccgccgccgcccgcgcctgCGAGCCCGAAACTCCTGCCCGGGCGGAGGCGCGGGAGGCGACGGGCGGCGGTAGCAGCGACCGCGACACGCCGAGCCCGGGCGGCGTGTCCGAATCGGGCTCCGAGGACGGGCTCTACGAGTGCCACCACTGCGCTAAGAAGTTCCGCCGCCAGGCCTATCTGCGCAAGCACCTGCTGGCGCACCACCAGGCGCTGCAGGCCAAGGgcgcgccgccgcccgcgcccccgGCCGAGGACCTACTGGCCTTGTACCCCGGGCCCGACGAGAAGGTGCCCCAGGAGGCGGCCGGCGACGGCGAGGCGGCTGGCGTGCTGGGCCTGAGTGCGTCCGCCGAGTGCCACCTGTGCCCGGTGTGCGGGGAGACGTTCCCCAGCAAGGGCGCCCAGGAGCGCCACCTGCGCCTGCTGCACGCCGCCCAGGTGTTCCCCTGCAAGTACTGCCCGGCCACCTTCTACAGCTCGCCCGGCCTCACGAGGCACATCAACAAGTGCCACCCTTCCGAGAACAGACAGGTGATCCTCCTGCAGGTGCCCGTGCGTCCGGCCTGCTAG